The Poecilia reticulata strain Guanapo linkage group LG13, Guppy_female_1.0+MT, whole genome shotgun sequence genome has a segment encoding these proteins:
- the samsn1a gene encoding SAM domain-containing protein SAMSN-1a, whose product MNLFCFSLEGSMDSLYEAVQSSTDGPAPPIPSRSSSRSCSRSCSPAVLLDDNTRWRGSGRSISMDMPQTHGVNSNKRNRRTHISKSLSDNETLDNPSCNAAWQCTRSREDLIHITNNHNEEMRKPKHRTDKKGGKGGHHNGTKKKEKQQTNQSVHSNGVITEPKSAPKKNQKNGKKPGGRSGKDVSKKSHNNRVSSPPNIMSPLLEPQYLDVPYTSRPDRRLWLGKSSTLPTPDNSNPGRCMDMVSLPGGATPTHHQRWSNPGDSSPAWGTIEHTCCRPLTEYRMLPQEFAALHGKEWDGKQQAVMDQNGSLKRSCQLQPKVPRSVTEVDLSEPNRSTSFGRFEGLRHHSSQAKIEENGTTMLREECDSPDPGRSAGFGKKMKEISLTMRRKMGKKHAKSLSEETGDDTDKDPEAETESSPAVEKSSAKTSNSLESLYSGQSSSSGVTSESNGSSQRDSLKLEEDGSYQGQFCGRARVHTDFVPSPYDTDSLKLKVGDIIHIIRKPPMGIWTGMLNNKVGNFKFIYVDVLAEEKEKEEEEESPKIRQQKLCKRPRPKTLLELLERLNLEEYASALLLNGYQTVEDLLHLQDKHLIELNVKDPEHRRKLLAAADFCYVEGDDTSNAEEHRSSHGQQEEDSDCPRDSGCFIPSECSDTKEDTEHVADTAEA is encoded by the exons ATGaaccttttctgcttttcactg GAGGGGTCTATGGACAGCCTGTACGAGGCGGTGCAGAGCTCAACCGATGGCCCGGCCCCGCCCATCCCCAGCCGCTCGTCCAGTCGCTCCTGCAGCCGCTCCTGCAGTCCAGCAGTGCTGCTGGATGACAACACGAGGTGGAGAGGCTCTGGAAGGTCTATATCCATG GATATGCCGCAGACACATGGGGTCAACTCCAACAAAAGGAATAGAAG GACACACATATCAAAGTCCCTGTCAGACAATGAAACACTGG ATAACCCCAGCTGTAATGCAGCGTGGCAGTGCACCAGGAGCCGAGAAGATTTAATCCACATCACCAACAATCACAAcgaag agaTGAGAAAGCCTAAGCACCGAACAGACaaaaagggaggaaaaggaggaCATCATAACggcacaaagaaaaaagagaaacaacaaacaaatcag AGTGTTCATAGCAACGGAGTGATAACAGAACCCAAATCTGCTCCCAAAAAGAACCAAAAGAACGGAAAGAAACCAGGAGGAAGGAGTGGGAAAGATGTGTCCAAGAAAAGTCACAACAACAGAG TGAGTTCCCCACCAAACATAATGAGCCCACTCTTGGAACCACAGTATTTGGACGTGCCATACACATCTAGACCGGATAGGAGGTTGTGGCTGGGAAAATCCTCCACTCTCCCCACCCCGGACAACTCAAACCCTGGCCGCTGTATGGACATGGTCAGCCTACCTGGAGGAGCAACACCAACCCACCACCAACGCTGGAGCAACCCAGGAGACAGCAGCCCCGCCTGGGGGACCATAGAGCACACCTGCTGCCGGCCCCTCACGGAGTACCGCATGCTCCCCCAAGAATTTGCCGCCCTGCATGGAAAGGAGTGGGATGGGAAGCAACAAGCAGTGATGGACCAGAATGGAAGCCTAAAAAGGAGCTGTCAGCTTCAACCAAAGGTGCCACGGTCTGTCACGGAGGTGGATCTGTCAGAGCCAAAT cGTTCCACAAGCTTCGGCAGGTTTGAGGGTCTCAGACATCACTCATCACAAGCCAAAATAGAGGAAAATGGGACAACTATG CTCAGAGAAGAGTGCGACAGTCCAGATCCCGGTAGATCAGCTGGATTCGGCAAAAAGATGAAGGAGATCTCGCTGACCATGAGGAGAAAGATGGGCAAAAAGCACGCCAAGTCTCTTTCAGAGGAAACg GGGGACGACACAGACAAAGACCCAgaagcagagacagagagcAGCCCAGCAGTTGAGAAAAGCTCTGCAAAGACGAGCAACTCCTTGGAGAGTCTGTACAGCGGCCAGAGCTCCTCCA GTGGAGTCACCAGCGAGTCCAACGGTTCCAGTCAGAGAGACAGCCTGAAGCTGGAGGAGGATGGCTCCTACCAGGGTCAGTTCTGTGGCCGGGCTCGGGTCCACACCGATTTCGTTCCCAGTCCTTATGACACAGACTCACTGAAACTGAAG GTTGGTGACATCATCCACATCATCAGGAAGCCTCCGATGGGCATCTGGACCGGCATGCTCAACAACAAAGTCGGCAACTTTAAGTTTATCTACGTGGATGTTTTGgcagaggagaaggagaaagaagaagaggaggaaagtCCAAAGATCAGGCAGCAGAAGCTGTGCAAGAGGCCACGACCCAAAACGCTGCTGGAGTTACTGGAGCGGCTGAATCTGGAG GAATACGCCTCTGCCCTGTTGCTGAATGGCTACCAGACAGTGGAGGACCTGCTGCACCTGCAGGACAAACACCTGATAGAGCTGAACGTCAAGGACCCCGAGCACAGGCGGAAGCTGCTCGCTGCCGCCGACTTCTGCTACGTAGAAG GTGATGATACGAGCAATGCAGAGGAGCACAGATCTTCCCACGGCCAGCAGGAGGAAGACAGCGACTGTCCCAGAGACTCAGGCTGCTTCATCCCGTCTGAGTGTTCGGACACTAAGGAGGACACAGAGCACGTCGCAGACACAGCGGAGGCATGA
- the hspa13 gene encoding heat shock 70 kDa protein 13, translated as MSGEISMIGSVILALFLAGYLGQQYLPPPKPKVIGLDLGTTFCSVGVFLPGSGEVEVIEDEEGRKSIPSAVSFTSTAVLAGYEAMDVADSNPQNTVYDSKRFIGKVFEAGVLEQESARYPFQVVNNNGSAEFVISTNHTFTVSPEFIGSRLLMRLKKMAERHLGVPIQKAVISVPAEFDERQRNYTVRAANLAGLEILRVINEPTAAAMAYGLHKVDVFNVLVVDLGGGTLDVSLLNKQGGMFLTRAMAGNNKLGGQDFSQRLFQYTSERVRQQFGVAPVLKEDIHRLRQAVEAAKLNLTLHPSALISVPLHLHAHNGSGSPEGPAPPPVLFQVEVSRQLFEGLNQDLFLKILVPVKTVLAEGHLQKEDVDEIVLVGGSTRIPRIRTLISEYFGKDPNTSVDPDLAVVTGVAIQAGIMGGSWPLQVSAIEIPNRHLRKTNFS; from the exons ATGTCCGGGGAGATTTCTATGATCG GTTCGGTGATCCTGGCCCTGTTTCTGGCTGGGTATCTGGGACAGCAGTACTTGCCTCCCCCCAAACCCAAAGTGATCGGCCTGGACCTGGGCACCACCTTTTGCTCGGTGGGAGTCTTCCTCCCGGGCAGCGGGGAGGTGGAGGTGATCGAAGATGAGGAGGGGAGGAAGAGCATCCCTAGCGCGGTTTCGTTCACCAGCACTGCGGTGCTAGCCGGGTACGAAGCCATGGATGTGGCGGACAGCAACCCTCAGAACACCGTATACGATTCCAAGAGGTTCATCGGGAAGGTATTTGAGGCGGGTGTCCTGGAGCAGGAGAGCGCCAGGTACCCGTTCCAG GTGGTAAACAACAATGGAAGCGCAGAGTTTGTGATTTCCACCAACCACACCTTCACCGTGAGCCCAGAGTTCATCGGCTCCAGGCTGCTGATGAGGTTAAAGAAGATGGCTGAGCGACACCTGGGCGTGCCCATCCAGAAGGCCGTCATCTCGGTGCCCGCAGAGTTCGACGAGCGACAGAGGAACTACACGGTCCGCGCCGCTAACCTCGCAG GTTTGGAGATCTTGCGTGTGATCAACGAGCCGACGGCTGCAGCCATGGCCTACGGCCTGCACAAAGTGGACGTGTTCAATGTCCTGGTGGTGGACCTGGGGGGAGGGACTCtggatgtgtctctgctcaacaAACAGGGAGGCATGTTTCTCACCAGGGCCATGGCAG GTAACAACAAGCTGGGAGGTCAGGACTTCAGCCAGAGGTTGTTCCAGTACACCAGCGAGCGAGTTCGGCAGCAGTTTGGCGTCGCCCCCGTCCTCAAGGAGGACATCCACCGTCTCCGACAGGCCGTGGAAGCCGCCAAGCTCAACCTCACCCTCCACCCCAGCGCCTTGATCTCCGTTCCCCTCCACCTTCACGCGCACAATGGCTCTGGGTCCCCGGAGGGCCCCGCTCCTCCTCCGGTTCTCTTCCAGGTGGAGGTCAGTCGCCAGCTGTTCGAGGGGCTCAACCAGGACCTCTTCCTGAAGATCCTGGTCCCGGTGAAGACGGTGCTGGCCGAGGGccacctgcagaaagaggaCGTGGACGAGATCGTTCTGGTGGGAGGGTCCACCAGGATACCGCGCATCAGGACGCTGATCAGCGAGTACTTTGGGAAGGATCCCAACACGTCGGTGGACCCCGACCTGGCCGTGGTCACGGGTGTGGCCATCCAGGCCGGCATCATGGGCGGCTCCTGGCCGCTGCAGGTGAGCGCCATAGAAATCCCCAACAGACACCTTCGCAAGACGAACTTCAGCTGA